The DNA region GGGGTCGGTGGGGCGAGCAAACCCGAAAAAGAACATGAGATCACGAAGGCAGTGCTAGTCATTCCATGCGATGATATGGGACCGTGCTAGATCCGAGTGGTCAACGACAACCGAGGCAATCTGCCTTGGTTTGCATTCGTTGAAATACAGCCTATTGCCTTCGATGTAACGTCGGTTCGATGTCGCCTTAGGATCAGGATCGCCGAACCCTGGACCTCGGCTTGCTCCCCTTGATATGGTGACCTCGAACGGCGCATCGAGGAAGACTGTGAAATCCCAGTAGCCACGCAGCTCCGGGCGATGCAGAAACAGGCCATCAAAGACGAGGATCGCGTCATTTGACGCGATCCGCTCCTCTGCCTCTATCGGCTTATCCGTTACATGATCGAAAGCTGCGGGCCGGATGAGCCGCGAGCCCTGCGCCATCAACGGTTGCAGCAGCACGCGGTGGAGAAGGGGGTAGTTGTAGGAATGCCGGTAAAAGCCCTCGGGAGATGATCGACCGAGGCGGTAGCGAACTGAACGAGTATGGTGGAACCCATCTGCCGAACTGCGGATGACCTCGCGTCCCTGTGCCCGCAGCGCGCCCCCAAGATCATCGGCGAAGGTCGTTTTGCCGACGCCGTCTACACCGTCTACGCCCACCATGAGCCCACGTTTCTGCTGAGCGTTGAGATAGTCTGCAATACGGTCAACGGCTGCCACAATTGACATTCCACCTAACATGGGTCGATCGGTCTCCATCCAATCCGTCCCGCCACTTGCGGCGTTGGCGTTGGGGCAGTCCTGCTTCATAGCCGGCGGTCGTCGTTTTTCCACCCTGAGCGGTCGGTCCGCGATCGACCCAACCCAGCCTTTCACCTGAGGATCCGGTCAGCCCGCAAGCAAACCTTGGAACAGCCTTCAACTCTAGCCGAACCGCAAGATCGGTCGAGTAAGTCATACGCATGTGCGCGTAGCTGGTCTCGCCACGAAGGTCGGGACGATGAGTGCGGCGCTCCGAAACTACCACGCCCGGATGCAGAGGGTGCTGGATCACATTGATCGGCACCTGGACGACGATCTGAACCTGGAGACGGTCAGCGCCATCGCCGCTTTCTCGAAGTACCACTTCCATCGGCAGTTCACGGCGACCTTCGGGTTGTCCGTGCATCGCTACGTTCAGCTTGCTCGCATGAAGCGCGCTTCATACCGGCTGGCCTACAGAGACGCCCAGAGCGTCACTGAAGTCGCGATGGACGCCGGCTACGACGCACCGGACGCCTTCGCCCGAGCCTTTCGGCAACGGTTCAGACAGTCGCCCTCGTCGTTCAGGAAGGCTCCCGACTGGGAACCGTGGCTTGCGGCCTTCGGGCCTCTCGAAGAAGCGAGGAGCAAGCTCATGCAAAGAACGTTCACAGCCGACGACGTGGTGATCCGTGATGCGCCATCGATGCGGGTGGCGATCATGGAGCACCGCGGCGATCCGGCGACGCTCGGTGCCACCATCCAGAGGTTCATCGCGTGGCGGAAGTCCGCCGGTCTCCACCCCAGGACGAACCCGACGTTTAACGTATGGCGGTTCGAGCGCCGTCCCGCGTCGCCGGCCGACTATAGCGT from Methylobacterium sp. NMS14P includes:
- a CDS encoding uridine kinase → MKQDCPNANAASGGTDWMETDRPMLGGMSIVAAVDRIADYLNAQQKRGLMVGVDGVDGVGKTTFADDLGGALRAQGREVIRSSADGFHHTRSVRYRLGRSSPEGFYRHSYNYPLLHRVLLQPLMAQGSRLIRPAAFDHVTDKPIEAEERIASNDAILVFDGLFLHRPELRGYWDFTVFLDAPFEVTISRGASRGPGFGDPDPKATSNRRYIEGNRLYFNECKPRQIASVVVDHSDLARSHIIAWND
- a CDS encoding AraC family transcriptional regulator, with the translated sequence MSAALRNYHARMQRVLDHIDRHLDDDLNLETVSAIAAFSKYHFHRQFTATFGLSVHRYVQLARMKRASYRLAYRDAQSVTEVAMDAGYDAPDAFARAFRQRFRQSPSSFRKAPDWEPWLAAFGPLEEARSKLMQRTFTADDVVIRDAPSMRVAIMEHRGDPATLGATIQRFIAWRKSAGLHPRTNPTFNVWRFERRPASPADYSVDLCVGTDQPIEANGEQIRVGEIPGGRCAVLRVMGNTENLEVPAIYLYRKWLPSSGEETRDFPLYCQRLALFPEVPEHEAIAELFLPLK